The Stegostoma tigrinum isolate sSteTig4 chromosome 38, sSteTig4.hap1, whole genome shotgun sequence genome contains a region encoding:
- the LOC125446987 gene encoding heme-binding protein 1-like, protein MFGMITNSLFSQTENRPCQVLSSETKGDLTYEERKYEGGNYASVTVSGKPFDEGSGEGALKLLKYVGGSNEQGVQMGMSAPVSMTVQPAEGDSLQPRVEVQIRIPSKFQDNIPNPTDEDIVIKHQDDFTVYSTQFGGYAKEVNWVEHAGKLRGALGDVASYHRDFYICAGYDPPMKPIGRKNEVWFLKKEV, encoded by the exons ATGTTTGGGATGATAACGAACTCGTTGTTCAGTCAAACTGAGAACCGACCCTGTCAGGTCCTCAGCTCAGAAACCAAG GGAGACCTGACCTACGAGGAACGCAAGTATGAGGGTGGTAATTACGCCAGTGTTACGGTGAGTGGGAAACCATTTGACGAGGGGTCAGGTGAAGGAGCACTGAAATTGCTCAAATATGTCGGAGGATCCAATGAACAAG GTGTCCAGATGGGAATGTCGGCCCCGGTCAGTATGACTGTACAACCAGCTGAAGGTGACAGCTTGCAACCCCGTGTCGAGGTTCAAATCCGCATCCCCAGCAAATTTCAAGATAACATTCCTAACCCGACAGATGAGGACATCGTGATCAAACATCAGGATGATTTCACTGTTTACTCCAC CCAGTTTGGAGGCTATGCCAAGGAAGTTAACTGGGTTGAACACGCAGGAAAGCTGCGAGGAGCGCTGGGAGACGTTGCGTCCTATCACCGAGATTTCTATATCTGTGCTGGGTACGACCCTCCAATGAAACCTATTGGTCGCAAGAACGAGGtgtggtttctgaagaaggaggTTTGA